From Pogoniulus pusillus isolate bPogPus1 chromosome 5, bPogPus1.pri, whole genome shotgun sequence, the proteins below share one genomic window:
- the LOC135175188 gene encoding 3 beta-hydroxysteroid dehydrogenase/Delta 5-->4-isomerase-like — translation MSLAGVSCLVTGAGGFLGQRIVCLLLEEEEAPAEIRLLDKAFSKEALGKFGKFQGKTEVKILEGDIRDATLLHRACQGVSLVIHTASIIDTLGLIEKQLLWEVNVTGTQLLLEACVRCSVQHFIYTSTIEVTGPNCRGDPIYDGDESTAYESSSQFPYAQSKRAAEGCVLRADGRALEDGGTLLTCALRSMYIFGEGCPFLRGHLDKCLLNRNVFLRFSREEALVNPVYVGNIAWAHLQAAKALRVPRKAQHVRGQFYYISDDTPHMSYADLNYELTRDLGFGIEPQLPMPLTALYYYSLLLEMVSFVLRPFVRYVPSTNRHLVTLLNTPFTFSYRKAQHDFGYVPRYTWEEAKQCTGQWIASIVPQRREYLKSKAA, via the exons ATGTCCCTGGCTGGAGTAAGCTGCCTGGTGACAGGAGCAGGAGGGTTTCTCGGCCAGAGAATTGTCTGCTTACtgctggaagaagaggaggcaccGGCTGAGATTCGGCTGCTGGACAAAGCCTTCAGCAAGGAAGCCCTTGGGAAGTTCGGAA AGTTCCAGGGTAAGACTGAGGTGAAAATCCTGGAGGGGGACATCCGGGATGCGACGCTCCTGCACCGTGCCTGTCAGGGGGTTTCCCTCGTCATCCACACAGCTTCTATCATTGACACCTTGGGCCTGAtagagaagcagctgctgtgggaagtCAATGTAACAG GCACCCAGCTACTGCTGGAGGCGTGTGTGCGCTGCAGCGTCCAGCACTTCATATACACCAGTACCATCGAAGTGACAGGCCCCAACTGCAGAGGTGACCCAATATACGACGGGGACGAAAGCACAGCTTATGAGAGCAGCTCCCAGTTCCCTTACGCCCAGAGCAAGCGGGCGGCGGAGGGCTGCGTCCTGCGCGCCGATGGCCGCGCGCTGGAGGACGgcggcacactgctgacttgcGCCCTGCGCTCCATGTACATCTTCGGGGAAGGGTGCCCGTTCCTCCGGGGCCACCTGGACAAGTGCCTCTTGAACAGGAACGTCTTCCTGCGcttctccagggaggaggctttgGTGAACCCTGTGTACGTGGGGAACATCGCCTGGGCGCACCTGCAGGCGGCCAAAGCCCTGCGGGTGCCGCGGAAAGCCCAGCACGTCCGGGGGCAGTTCTACTACATCTCGGATGACACTCCTCACATGAGCTATGCCGACCTGAACTACGAGCTGACCCGAGACCTGGGCTTCGGCATCGAGCCCCAGCTGCCCATGCCTCTGACAGCGTTGTACTACTACtcgctgctgctggagatggtGAGCTTCGTGCTCCGTCCCTTTGTCAGATACGTGCCCTCCACCAACCGCCACCTGGTCACGCTGCTGAACacccctttcaccttctcctaCAGGAAGGCACAGCACGACTTCGGCTACGTGCCCCGCTACACGTGGGAAGAGGCCAAGCAGTGCACTGGCCAGTGGATTGCCTCCATAGTCCCACAGAGAAGGGAATACTTGAAAAGCAAGGCTGCCTGa